AACTTTAGGAGCTCGTATATCGCTGGTATTTTATTCTATCAAAATGTTGCTAATTGACAAAATATTCTTTGTTTGTTTCtctataattttgtaattgaCAACTATTTGATAAAGTCCAAACCAACCAAGATAAAAGTggtcaaagtttaaaaaaagacatggtgcatcggaacatttttcagacccaaaaatgcattgaaactctaaaaaatgCTCACAAAAACAACGTTACCTTTGTCACCCCATTCAAGACATGGATTATCTCCGGAGCCGAGGATTCTactgtaaaaatttggaattcgcAGACTTTCTCGTGGGTTTCTTTAGCTCaacttcaataaaataaattcaaaacctAAAACTTCAGATTGGAAAAGGagttgaattttgagaagGGAAGAGCTTGGTGTGTGGCTGCTGGAAAATCCGATGCAATTGCAGTTGGATTTGACTCTGGAGCTGTTACAGTggaaatttgagctttttcggaaattgtatGTGCTAAATAACGATATATTATAAATATTCTGCAAATGtatacagttttttgaaataaagtgtATTCAAGttaaagtttcgaaaaaaacgtctgaaaagtatggaattttgagaacgaaaatttgaaaaatactgttGTTTCCAAcataaaaaaaagtgaattttttgattaaaaaaattggaaaatttgtttttttttgttgcaaaaacaCAGGGTTCTGGCAATGCATGGGAAagccgtgtactccacacggacaaatacatttagttttacaactaaaatcgagccgcgacgcgacacacaacgcgccgtaaatctaccccggatatggccgagccaaaatggcctagttcggcaaactcttccatttcaatttatgagggaagccagaaatctgtgcaaaaaaattatgcgttttttttttgaaaaaaaatgttttttccggaaaaattggcaaactgtggatttttttttaaggtgTACATGTCCAAAAACCCCTTTATCATTCGACAAAGTATTTATCAGGCAATTCAAAGTCTCATAACAATATCATTAAGCCCAGGAATCGGTGACATTGAGAATTGGCGGCACGAATTGGAATTCTCATCGTTTTTCACAATATCGAACTCGAAAATCTGGTTGAGCAGTTCGTCGCACTGAAAAAAcgttattttaaatttttgaattttattttgaaattcgactTGCTATTTTCATGTTATGCTCATTGAACTTTCCAAGTTGTGCGAATTTCTTCCGATCGcgaagaacattttgaattccggTTAGAACGACAGTTTTCGCCGAGGAAAATGCGTcggattctgaaattattcataactttgaaagaaaattatttttgttacaATGCAAAGTTGTATGAGTTTTTAagtttctcagttttcaagtttttaacttCAAGCGCCTCTAGCTCCGTAGAGCAGAacgttagaaaaaattatcaactaacaaaatatttagaataatttttgctacattttgttagggaacaactttttgataccaTTAATACCCGCAGAGTTCCAGGAAGGCAAAGTAAAAAGTGGCGCCAGCAGTATGAGCGCACGTATCTCCGCGCGGAAaatagctatcaaaaagttgtcaactaacaaaatgtttaaaaatttatggactacattttgttagttgacaacttttttataactttaTTTTCTACAGAGATACGcgcatttaaaaagttgtcaattaacaaaatgctgcaaaatatattttcaatgcttttatatctcaaaaacattttatgtcCTACTGCTGCATGAATAACCTCATAAAAACTTACCCAAGTCAACTTCGGAAGAACTGAGCACATTTGTCAGACGGAAGAGCTTTTGCAAGGATAGTATGTGATATGGACGGTTGAGAAGCGTTACCATCTGTAATTTTGTAATtcgaataagaataaaattgtggcaaaatcggaaaaaaaattcgaattttaaaaaactaatttaacttttcaaatcgTCATATCTTTGTTCATTTTCGAGATTTCTGGCTGTTTTTTGCTctaatattcaaataaaacaaatgttttcaaaataaaaaaaaaacctacctcATAACTCCTGACAACCACCTCAATAAGCTTCTCAACGTCTGCAACCCCTcctaattttacaattttctcataGGCCACTGCTTCATAGTCGAGCAGCTCGATTTTCTCACTGTGACCTCGTCCAGCTTCAACGGAATCCAGAAATTCTGCCCaccattttgcaaatttcataGCATCGTCTGAGCCACTTGCCGCGTTCACCATTTCTGCGTAGGAGTGGTGGGCAAGGGAGATTAGGCACCTGGAAGTTGTTATAAGTCTGTAGGTTTGagagatagaaaaaagttgaaactggtaaaatgttggaaatttaattttctacaatttgttagttgtcaattttttgataaaacttaaAACAACTGAGATATGGGCGTTCAAAGTGAAAAGAACATGGTGTACCGAGCAGAATCACCTCGAATAACTTTGAAAGCGTATATCTCGCtggtattttattttatcaaaaatttgtcaactaacaaaatgcagtaaatgatattttctacaattttgtttatttaaaatctTACATATCAACTGGAGACTCTCTATTTGCGCCCTCCACCAGTCGAACACATCTTGAGTAAATTTGTTGGTCATAGGCTTCGACGGCTTCTGTGTAGACGTTTGTCATTTCGGATGATATgtcggctgaaattttttttaaaaattagctttGTAGTTGAAGATTCAGTTAACTTCAAGTTTGgtgaatattaa
The nucleotide sequence above comes from Caenorhabditis elegans chromosome III. Encoded proteins:
- the Y41C4A.12 gene encoding Exocyst complex component Sec10 (Confirmed by transcript evidence), which produces MKRIQEIQQNLERLAEMDEHLEQCEEWNVVAQEIVQKLSTIRKEVERSAAPTPLLLTPPGSCGSGSIYSDISSEMTNVYTEAVEAYDQQIYSRCVRLVEGANRESPVDMCLISLAHHSYAEMVNAASGSDDAMKFAKWWAEFLDSVEAGRGHSEKIELLDYEAVAYEKIVKLGGVADVEKLIEVVVRSYEMVTLLNRPYHILSLQKLFRLTNVLSSSEVDLESDAFSSAKTVVLTGIQNVLRDRKKFAQLGKFNEHNMKICDELLNQIFEFDIVKNDENSNSCRQFSMSPIPGLNDIVMRL
- the Y41C4A.12 gene encoding Exocyst complex component Sec10 (Confirmed by transcript evidence) yields the protein MKRIQEIQQNLERLAEMDEHLEQCEEWNVVAQEIVQKLSTIRKEVERSAAPTPLLLTPPGSCGSGSIYSDISSEMTNVYTEAVEAYDQQIYSRCVRLVEGANRESPVDMCLISLAHHSYAEMVNAASGSDDAMKFAKWWAEFLDSVEAGRGHSEKIELLDYEAVAYEKIVKLGGVADVEKLIEVVVRSYEMVTLLNRPYHILSLQKLFRLTNVLSSSEVDLESDAFSSAKTVVLTGIQNVLRDRKKFAQLGKFNEHNMKIAMRRTAQPDFRVRYCEKR